From Streptomyces sp. NBC_00370, a single genomic window includes:
- a CDS encoding S1 family peptidase, producing the protein MKHRHISKKRATMAGGAVAALVVAGISFQTANASEGAPQFAVKSLSATAAGTLSSHLNKDLGSDAAGSYYDAKSKALVVNVVDDQAAEVVRQAGGKARVVENSAKELTAARKTLAAKAAIPGTSWSVDPVSNKVVVKADRTVKGAQLTKLNSVVDGLGGKVELKRSAGEFKPFVSGGDAVTGPVPGGTARCSVGFNVTVGGAPYFITAGHCTADIQTWSDAQGNQIGTTEGSDFPGHDYGLVKYNDGVDHPSEVNLYDGSAQPISGAAEATVGQSVTRSGSTTQVHSGTVLGLDATVNYGNGDIVNGLIDTDVCAEPGDSGGSLFSGSSAIGLTSGGSGDCSSGGETFFQPATAALAAFGAEIG; encoded by the coding sequence ATGAAGCATCGGCACATATCCAAGAAGCGGGCGACGATGGCAGGCGGCGCTGTGGCCGCCCTGGTCGTGGCAGGAATCAGCTTCCAGACGGCCAACGCCAGTGAGGGAGCACCGCAGTTCGCGGTGAAGTCACTGTCCGCGACAGCGGCAGGGACGCTCTCCTCGCATCTGAACAAGGATCTGGGAAGCGACGCGGCCGGCTCGTACTACGACGCCAAGTCCAAGGCGCTCGTGGTGAACGTCGTCGACGACCAGGCGGCGGAGGTCGTCCGCCAGGCCGGCGGCAAGGCCAGAGTGGTGGAGAACTCCGCGAAGGAACTCACCGCCGCGCGCAAGACCCTGGCGGCGAAGGCGGCCATCCCGGGTACGTCCTGGTCCGTCGACCCGGTCAGCAACAAGGTCGTCGTCAAGGCCGACCGTACGGTCAAGGGCGCCCAGCTGACCAAGCTCAACAGCGTGGTCGACGGGCTCGGCGGCAAGGTCGAACTCAAGCGGTCGGCGGGGGAGTTCAAGCCCTTCGTCTCCGGCGGCGACGCCGTGACCGGACCCGTCCCCGGCGGTACGGCACGCTGCTCGGTCGGCTTCAACGTGACCGTGGGCGGCGCCCCGTACTTCATCACGGCGGGGCACTGCACGGCGGACATCCAGACCTGGTCCGACGCGCAGGGCAACCAGATCGGGACGACCGAGGGCTCGGACTTCCCGGGCCACGACTACGGCCTGGTCAAGTACAACGACGGCGTGGACCACCCCAGCGAGGTCAACCTCTACGACGGCAGCGCACAGCCGATCAGCGGGGCGGCCGAAGCGACGGTCGGCCAGTCCGTGACCCGCAGCGGCTCCACCACCCAGGTGCACAGCGGTACGGTCCTGGGGCTCGACGCCACCGTCAACTACGGCAACGGTGACATCGTCAACGGGCTCATCGACACCGATGTGTGCGCGGAGCCCGGCGACAGCGGCGGCTCGCTCTTCTCGGGCAGCTCCGCGATCGGGCTGACCTCGGGCGGCAGCGGTGACTGCAGCTCGGGCGGTGAGACGTTCTTCCAGCCGGCTACGGCGGCGCTCGCCGCGTTCGGTGCCGAGATCGGCTGA
- a CDS encoding S1 family peptidase: protein MRIKHIRLPSAAAGLVVGLVATLALAAPVPSAAAGAARLAALGEAVRHADVAGTAWYTDGADGALVVTADSTVSSAEIAGLREAAGPGAGALRVERVAGRISPLISGGDPASATGWRCSAGFNVRKGATYYFLTAGHCTERSSSWYTNASHSVRIGPTAGSSYPGNDYGIVRYANTSLRHPGTVGRTDITAAAEAAVGMRVTRRGSTTGVHSGTVLGLHTTVNYGGGHIISGLIRTNVCAEQGDSGGSLYSGGRAVGLTSGGTGNCRSGGTTYFQPVTEALKAYGVRVY, encoded by the coding sequence GTGAGGATCAAGCACATCCGGCTGCCGTCGGCCGCCGCTGGGCTCGTCGTCGGGCTGGTCGCGACGCTCGCGCTGGCGGCGCCCGTACCGTCGGCCGCCGCCGGGGCGGCGCGGCTCGCCGCGCTGGGGGAGGCCGTACGGCACGCCGATGTGGCCGGCACCGCCTGGTACACCGACGGGGCCGACGGCGCCCTGGTCGTCACGGCCGACAGCACCGTCTCGTCCGCCGAGATCGCCGGACTGCGGGAGGCGGCCGGACCCGGAGCGGGGGCGCTGCGCGTCGAGCGGGTCGCGGGCAGGATCTCCCCGCTCATCTCCGGCGGCGACCCGGCGTCGGCCACCGGCTGGCGCTGCTCGGCCGGCTTCAACGTCCGCAAGGGCGCCACGTACTACTTCCTGACCGCGGGGCACTGCACCGAACGCAGCTCGTCCTGGTACACCAACGCCTCCCACTCCGTCCGTATCGGCCCCACGGCGGGCTCCAGCTACCCGGGCAACGACTACGGCATCGTGCGCTACGCCAACACCTCGCTCCGGCACCCCGGCACGGTCGGCAGGACCGACATCACCGCGGCGGCCGAGGCGGCCGTGGGCATGCGCGTCACCCGCAGGGGCTCCACCACCGGTGTGCACAGCGGGACCGTGCTCGGTCTTCACACCACCGTCAACTACGGCGGCGGCCACATCATCTCCGGGCTGATCCGCACCAACGTCTGCGCCGAACAGGGCGACAGCGGCGGCTCGTTGTACTCCGGCGGCCGGGCCGTCGGTCTGACGTCCGGGGGCACGGGCAACTGCCGCTCCGGCGGCACGACGTACTTCCAGCCGGTCACCGAGGCGCTCAAGGCCTATGGCGTACGGGTCTATTGA
- a CDS encoding DUF5685 family protein: protein MFGIVRPCAHRLAGSLKTEWTAHLCGLCLALRSDHGQFSRVVTNYDGLIVSVLTEAQTGRTAGQRRTAGPCPLRGMRTAPVARGEGARLAAAVSLVLASAKIRDHVADGDGLLRRRPLAAAARRVAAGWDKAGARTGAELGFDTAVLVEAVDRQPDIELLAGPGTPLLTVTEPTETATAAAFAHTAVLAGRPGNQAPLAEAGRLFGRLAHLLDAVEDREADAASGAWNPLTATGTPLPEARRLADDAVHGIRLALRDAEFVDDKLAHVLLAHELRTSVDRAFATTTACAHQGHGPAHGAGHGPDVDPDAPADPWTSGGRVQPPEPPRRDGRGFLAGCAVFAGLLCTCRMCCAERYEGPWSGKHREGCCQSCDCDGGCCDCCQCCDGCDGCDGCDCDCGC, encoded by the coding sequence GTGTTCGGAATAGTCAGGCCCTGCGCCCATCGGCTGGCGGGCAGCCTCAAGACCGAGTGGACGGCCCATCTCTGTGGGCTGTGCCTGGCACTTCGCTCGGACCACGGACAGTTCTCCCGGGTTGTGACCAACTACGACGGCCTGATCGTCTCCGTCCTGACGGAGGCTCAGACCGGGCGCACCGCCGGGCAGCGGCGTACAGCAGGTCCCTGCCCGCTGCGCGGGATGCGAACCGCCCCGGTGGCAAGAGGTGAGGGCGCGCGGCTCGCCGCCGCCGTCTCCCTGGTGCTGGCGTCGGCGAAGATACGGGACCACGTCGCCGACGGCGACGGGCTGTTGAGGCGCCGGCCGCTGGCGGCGGCGGCGCGCCGGGTGGCCGCCGGCTGGGACAAGGCGGGCGCGCGCACCGGGGCCGAGCTGGGCTTCGACACGGCCGTACTGGTCGAAGCCGTCGACCGGCAGCCGGACATCGAGCTGCTGGCGGGCCCCGGCACCCCGCTGCTGACCGTCACCGAACCGACCGAGACGGCGACGGCGGCGGCGTTCGCGCACACCGCCGTCCTGGCGGGCCGGCCGGGCAACCAGGCGCCGCTCGCCGAGGCGGGCCGGCTCTTCGGACGGCTGGCGCATCTGCTGGACGCCGTGGAGGACAGGGAAGCTGACGCGGCGTCGGGTGCCTGGAACCCGCTCACCGCGACCGGCACCCCGCTGCCGGAGGCGCGGCGGCTCGCCGACGACGCGGTGCACGGGATACGTCTCGCCCTGCGGGACGCCGAGTTCGTCGACGACAAGCTGGCGCACGTACTGCTGGCGCACGAACTGCGCACCTCCGTCGACCGGGCCTTCGCCACGACGACGGCCTGCGCGCACCAGGGGCACGGGCCGGCACACGGCGCGGGGCACGGGCCGGACGTGGACCCGGACGCACCGGCGGACCCCTGGACCTCCGGAGGGCGCGTACAGCCGCCCGAGCCGCCGCGAAGGGACGGCCGGGGCTTCCTGGCCGGCTGCGCGGTCTTCGCCGGACTGCTCTGCACCTGCCGGATGTGCTGCGCCGAGCGGTACGAGGGCCCGTGGTCGGGCAAGCACCGTGAGGGCTGCTGCCAGAGCTGCGACTGCGACGGCGGCTGCTGCGACTGCTGCCAGTGCTGTGACGGGTGCGACGGCTGTGACGGATGCGACTGTGACTGCGGCTGCTGA
- a CDS encoding cell division protein SepF yields MGSVRKASAWLGLVEDNDERYYDDDEYAEGAESGEAWKTDPRVRVASQPAPEQDRRIATVSPESFRDARSIGELFRDGVPVIMNLTSMEPADAKRVVDFAAGLIFGLHGSIDRVATRVFLLTPGDTEIVSGDSAGRTQGGFFNQS; encoded by the coding sequence ATGGGATCGGTGCGCAAGGCGAGTGCCTGGCTGGGCCTCGTTGAGGACAACGACGAGCGGTACTACGACGACGACGAGTACGCCGAAGGTGCGGAGAGCGGCGAAGCCTGGAAGACCGACCCCCGGGTGCGGGTCGCCTCCCAGCCCGCCCCCGAGCAGGACCGCAGGATCGCCACCGTCTCCCCGGAGAGCTTCCGGGACGCCCGGAGCATCGGCGAGCTCTTCCGGGACGGCGTCCCGGTCATCATGAACCTCACTTCCATGGAGCCCGCCGACGCCAAGCGCGTCGTCGACTTCGCCGCCGGGCTGATCTTCGGACTGCACGGTTCGATCGACCGCGTCGCCACCCGGGTCTTTCTGCTGACCCCCGGTGACACCGAGATCGTCTCCGGCGATTCGGCCGGCCGTACGCAGGGCGGCTTCTTCAATCAGAGCTGA
- a CDS encoding acyl-CoA dehydrogenase family protein: MSAPSAPSSDSSGPSGSSGSSGSKRPSFDPRDPLGIDDLLSPEDLAIRGTVRDWAADRVLPHVAEWYESGELPGIRELARELGAIGALGMSLTGYGCAGATAVQYGLTCLELEAADSGIRSLVSVQGSLAMYAIHRFGSEEQRQRWLPGMAAGEIIGCFGLTEPDHGSDPAGMRTYARRDGSDWLLTGRKMWITNGTVAGVAVVWAQTDDGIRGFLVPAGTPGFTAPEIKHKWSLRASVTSELVLDDVRLPADAVLPEATGLRGPLGCLNHARYGIIWGAMGAARASFEAALDYAKTREQFGRPIGGFQLTQAKLADMALELHKGILLAHHIGLRMDAGRLRPEQVSFGKLNNVREAIEICRTARTILGANGISLEYPVMRHATNLESVLTYEGTVEMHQLVLGKALTGLDAFR; encoded by the coding sequence ATGTCAGCACCGTCAGCCCCTTCCTCGGATTCATCAGGGCCTTCGGGTTCTTCAGGTTCTTCGGGGTCGAAGCGGCCCTCCTTCGACCCCCGCGACCCGCTCGGCATCGACGACCTGCTCAGCCCCGAGGACCTGGCGATCAGGGGGACCGTCAGGGACTGGGCCGCCGACCGGGTGCTGCCGCATGTCGCCGAGTGGTACGAGAGCGGCGAGCTGCCCGGCATCCGCGAACTGGCCCGCGAACTCGGCGCCATCGGCGCGCTCGGGATGTCGCTGACCGGATACGGCTGCGCCGGCGCCACCGCCGTCCAGTACGGCCTGACCTGTCTGGAGCTGGAAGCCGCCGACTCGGGCATCCGCTCGCTCGTCTCCGTCCAGGGCTCCCTCGCCATGTACGCGATCCACCGCTTCGGCTCCGAGGAGCAGCGGCAGCGCTGGCTGCCCGGCATGGCGGCGGGCGAGATCATCGGCTGCTTCGGCCTCACCGAGCCCGACCACGGCTCCGACCCGGCGGGCATGCGCACCTACGCCAGGCGGGACGGCTCCGACTGGCTGCTCACCGGACGCAAGATGTGGATCACCAACGGCACGGTGGCGGGCGTCGCCGTCGTCTGGGCGCAGACGGACGACGGCATCCGCGGCTTTCTGGTGCCCGCTGGGACCCCCGGCTTCACCGCCCCCGAGATCAAGCACAAGTGGTCGCTGCGCGCCTCGGTCACCAGCGAACTGGTCCTCGACGACGTACGGCTGCCCGCCGACGCCGTCCTGCCGGAGGCCACCGGGCTGCGCGGCCCGCTCGGCTGTCTGAACCACGCGCGGTACGGAATCATCTGGGGCGCCATGGGCGCCGCGCGCGCCAGCTTCGAGGCGGCCCTCGACTACGCGAAGACCCGGGAGCAGTTCGGCCGGCCCATCGGCGGCTTCCAGCTCACCCAGGCCAAACTCGCCGACATGGCCCTCGAACTGCACAAGGGCATCCTGCTCGCCCACCACATCGGGCTGCGCATGGACGCGGGGCGGCTCCGCCCCGAGCAGGTCAGTTTCGGCAAGCTCAACAATGTGCGGGAGGCGATCGAGATCTGCCGCACGGCACGGACCATTCTCGGCGCCAATGGGATCTCGCTCGAATATCCCGTGATGCGGCACGCCACGAATCTTGAGTCGGTGCTCACCTACGAGGGCACCGTCGAGATGCATCAACTCGTCCTGGGCAAGGCGCTCACCGGTCTCGACGCGTTCCGGTGA
- a CDS encoding MFS transporter, with protein MSGTTTAAARPVAAGARGGANRWLVLVVLCVSLLLVALDATVLHVAVPAVTADLRPTGVELLWIVDAYPLVCASLLILFGTLGDRVGRRRVLLIGYAIFGAASALAAFAATPQMLIGARALLGIGGAMIMPATLSILRAVFPDRRERAVAIGAWTAVAAVGAAVGPVLGGFLVEHFWWGSVFLINIPLLAVILPLGRVALPESRGSAEGPWDVLGALLAAVGVLGVVFGVKRLGAGEGVLSGATVGPLCVGAALLVVFVRRQRRLAHPLIDVRMFARKTFATSVGCIVLAMLALVGLELIAVQYLQLVLGLSPLETGLRLLPLTFAAIAAGATGSLTLRRLGPRAMVSWGFVLTAAAVLLLVLMGQHDRPVLLTAGFVLLGVGLQSTLFGAYESMLSECPADEAGGAAAIGETSYQLGAGLGIALLGSVMNAAYAPGLSAVPGVPAAARGAAADSLGEAYQVADRLGGSAGASLRTAARDSFVHGLHVTLLVSAGLLLLGALAALRLPRTADCPEGAAEPAPGISLVKQGDGEQRGARAGAGPLAVPASRAAPRQAGSARHL; from the coding sequence ATGTCGGGCACCACCACGGCCGCAGCACGGCCGGTCGCCGCCGGCGCCCGTGGCGGTGCCAACCGCTGGCTCGTGCTGGTCGTCCTGTGCGTCAGCCTGCTGCTGGTCGCACTCGACGCGACGGTGCTGCATGTCGCGGTCCCCGCCGTCACGGCCGACCTGCGGCCCACCGGGGTCGAACTCCTCTGGATCGTCGACGCGTACCCGCTGGTCTGCGCCTCGCTGCTGATCCTCTTCGGCACGCTCGGCGACCGCGTCGGCCGCCGCAGGGTGCTGCTGATCGGCTACGCCATCTTCGGCGCCGCCTCGGCGCTCGCCGCCTTCGCCGCCACCCCGCAGATGCTGATCGGGGCGCGTGCGCTGCTCGGGATCGGCGGCGCGATGATCATGCCGGCGACGCTCTCGATACTCCGCGCCGTCTTCCCCGACCGGCGTGAGCGCGCCGTGGCCATCGGCGCGTGGACCGCCGTCGCGGCCGTCGGCGCCGCCGTGGGGCCCGTACTCGGCGGGTTTCTCGTCGAGCACTTCTGGTGGGGCTCGGTCTTCCTCATCAACATCCCGCTGCTCGCCGTCATCCTGCCGCTCGGCAGGGTGGCGCTGCCCGAGTCGCGCGGCAGCGCCGAGGGTCCCTGGGACGTGCTCGGGGCGCTGCTGGCGGCCGTCGGGGTGCTCGGGGTGGTCTTCGGGGTGAAGCGGCTCGGCGCGGGGGAGGGCGTGCTCTCGGGCGCCACCGTCGGACCGCTGTGCGTGGGGGCCGCGCTGCTGGTCGTGTTCGTCCGCAGACAGCGACGGCTGGCGCATCCGCTGATCGACGTGCGGATGTTCGCCAGGAAGACCTTCGCCACCTCCGTCGGCTGCATCGTCCTCGCCATGCTCGCGCTGGTGGGCCTGGAGCTGATCGCCGTCCAGTACCTCCAGCTGGTGCTCGGACTCAGCCCGCTGGAGACCGGGCTGCGGCTGCTGCCGCTCACCTTCGCCGCCATCGCCGCCGGCGCCACCGGATCGCTGACGCTGCGCAGGCTGGGGCCGCGCGCGATGGTGTCCTGGGGGTTCGTGCTCACCGCCGCCGCCGTGCTGCTGCTGGTCCTGATGGGACAGCACGACCGTCCGGTGCTGCTCACCGCGGGGTTCGTCCTGCTCGGCGTCGGGCTGCAGTCCACTCTCTTCGGCGCGTACGAGTCGATGCTCAGCGAGTGCCCCGCCGACGAGGCGGGCGGGGCGGCCGCGATCGGCGAGACGTCGTACCAACTGGGCGCCGGGCTGGGGATCGCGCTGCTCGGCAGCGTGATGAACGCGGCGTACGCCCCCGGGCTGTCGGCCGTGCCCGGCGTCCCCGCGGCGGCGAGGGGGGCCGCCGCCGACTCGCTGGGGGAGGCGTACCAGGTGGCGGACCGGCTCGGCGGGTCCGCTGGCGCCTCGCTGCGGACGGCCGCCCGTGACTCCTTCGTGCACGGCCTCCATGTCACGCTGCTGGTCAGCGCGGGACTGCTGCTGCTCGGCGCGCTGGCCGCGCTGCGGCTGCCGCGGACCGCGGACTGTCCCGAGGGCGCGGCGGAGCCGGCCCCGGGGATATCGCTGGTCAAGCAGGGCGACGGGGAGCAGCGTGGCGCGCGGGCCGGGGCGGGGCCGCTCGCCGTACCGGCGAGCAGGGCCGCTCCCCGGCAGGCGGGGTCGGCCCGTCATCTCTAA
- a CDS encoding phosphatase PAP2 family protein: protein MRTDIFARLDREPEPPKIEIPRMSRTRTALFGGTLAFYLAIVVAVLDSSWLVTLDWKVMLFRPYQQWPGLHAFLDYFVVLGQRGPTAVMIAAWLGWRSWRQHTLRPLLALGAALLLLNVTVGAVKLGLGRLGPHYATQIGSAELFAGGDIFPSGHTANAVVTWGILAYLATTPLTRRYLSILSSALSLGVGATTVYLGTHWLSDVLLGWAAGMLILLALPWCEPTIGRAEQIIFAVRDQLRARARAASPARVPAGGLRPSKVPTLPPTEDDSKREPIGAGHTGRNPAGRSPAQLAQPRPHTLRSERSPITPAGSRRPPHSRPVTGG from the coding sequence GTGCGTACCGACATCTTCGCCCGGCTGGACCGGGAGCCGGAGCCGCCGAAGATAGAGATCCCGCGGATGAGCCGTACCCGCACGGCTCTCTTCGGCGGGACGCTGGCGTTCTATCTCGCCATCGTCGTTGCCGTGCTGGACTCGTCCTGGCTGGTGACCCTCGACTGGAAGGTCATGCTGTTCCGGCCCTATCAGCAGTGGCCGGGACTGCACGCCTTCCTCGACTACTTCGTGGTCCTCGGCCAGCGCGGTCCCACAGCGGTGATGATCGCCGCCTGGCTGGGCTGGCGCTCCTGGCGGCAGCACACGCTGCGGCCGCTGCTGGCCCTCGGCGCCGCTCTGCTGCTGCTCAACGTGACGGTCGGCGCGGTGAAGCTCGGTCTCGGCCGGCTCGGCCCGCACTACGCGACCCAGATCGGCTCGGCCGAGCTGTTCGCCGGCGGCGATATATTTCCCTCGGGCCACACCGCGAACGCCGTCGTGACCTGGGGAATCCTGGCCTATCTGGCCACCACCCCACTGACCAGGCGGTATCTGTCGATCCTGTCGTCGGCGCTGTCCCTCGGGGTCGGCGCGACCACGGTCTACCTCGGTACGCACTGGCTCAGCGACGTGCTGCTCGGCTGGGCCGCCGGCATGCTGATCCTGCTCGCGCTGCCCTGGTGCGAGCCCACGATCGGCCGAGCCGAGCAGATCATCTTCGCCGTACGCGACCAGTTGCGGGCGCGCGCGCGGGCTGCTTCACCCGCGCGGGTCCCGGCGGGCGGCCTCCGGCCGTCGAAGGTGCCGACGCTCCCGCCCACCGAGGACGACTCCAAGCGGGAGCCGATCGGGGCAGGTCACACCGGCCGTAACCCGGCGGGCCGCAGCCCGGCGCAGCTCGCCCAGCCGCGGCCGCACACGCTGCGCTCCGAGCGCTCCCCGATCACGCCGGCCGGCTCGCGCAGGCCGCCGCACTCGCGGCCCGTCACGGGCGGCTGA
- a CDS encoding I78 family peptidase inhibitor yields MAPTPTSPDRPDDDTEAYVGLSAESAERRARERGWTTVRSLPPGSIITMEYVAGRLNFEVDDETVVRCWLG; encoded by the coding sequence ATGGCACCGACACCGACATCACCCGACCGTCCGGACGACGACACCGAGGCGTACGTAGGCCTCTCCGCCGAGAGCGCGGAGCGGCGCGCGAGGGAGCGTGGCTGGACCACCGTGCGGTCCCTGCCGCCCGGCTCGATCATCACGATGGAGTACGTCGCCGGGCGGCTGAACTTCGAGGTGGACGACGAGACGGTGGTCCGCTGCTGGCTCGGCTAG
- a CDS encoding helix-turn-helix transcriptional regulator — translation MLDTSARLLRLLSLLQAHRDWSGADLAERLGVTPRTVRRDVERLRELGYPVNASPGTGGGYQLGAGAELPPLLLDDDEAVAVAVGLRTAAGNGIEGIGESSVRALAKLQQVLPDRLRRRVGALNAFTVPMLRGPGTSAVDPAVLTELATACRDGEGLRFAYRDHAGAVGGRRVEPHRLVCTERRWYLVAWDVDRADWRTFRVDRITPTPPHGPRFAPRTPPADDLAAYVSRGVSSRVYAASAVLRLLVPREEAARLVSPSSGALEAVDDHSCLLRTGAASLDVLVLHVALIGVDFEVVEPVELTEHVRVLRDRLSRSLR, via the coding sequence ATGCTGGACACCTCGGCCCGACTGCTGCGGCTGCTCTCCCTCCTCCAGGCGCACCGCGACTGGTCGGGAGCCGACCTCGCCGAGCGGCTGGGCGTCACCCCCAGGACCGTGCGGCGCGACGTCGAGCGGCTGCGGGAACTCGGCTACCCGGTGAACGCCAGCCCCGGCACAGGCGGCGGCTACCAGCTGGGCGCCGGCGCCGAACTGCCGCCGCTGCTCCTGGACGACGACGAGGCGGTCGCCGTCGCCGTCGGGCTGCGCACAGCGGCGGGCAACGGCATCGAGGGCATCGGCGAGAGCTCCGTACGCGCCCTGGCCAAGCTCCAGCAGGTGCTGCCCGACCGGCTGCGCCGCAGGGTCGGGGCGCTCAACGCGTTCACCGTCCCGATGCTGCGCGGCCCGGGCACCTCGGCCGTCGACCCGGCCGTCCTCACCGAACTGGCCACCGCGTGCCGGGACGGTGAGGGACTGCGCTTCGCCTACCGGGACCACGCGGGGGCGGTCGGAGGCCGCCGGGTGGAGCCGCACCGGCTGGTGTGCACCGAGCGCCGCTGGTACCTCGTCGCGTGGGACGTGGACCGCGCCGACTGGCGGACGTTCCGGGTGGACCGGATCACCCCCACCCCGCCGCACGGCCCGCGCTTCGCCCCGCGCACCCCGCCGGCCGACGACCTCGCCGCGTACGTGTCGCGCGGGGTCTCCTCGCGCGTCTACGCCGCGTCCGCCGTGCTGCGGCTGCTGGTGCCCCGCGAGGAGGCGGCGCGGCTCGTGTCGCCGTCCTCGGGCGCCCTGGAGGCGGTCGACGACCACAGCTGTCTGCTGCGCACGGGGGCCGCGAGTCTCGACGTGCTGGTCCTGCACGTGGCGCTGATCGGTGTCGACTTCGAGGTGGTCGAACCCGTCGAGCTGACCGAGCACGTCAGGGTCCTCAGGGACCGGTTGTCCCGGTCTCTTCGCTGA
- the der gene encoding ribosome biogenesis GTPase Der, which yields MNDQIDSDDEHGELGDAEYAEFMEIAAQEGFDPEDVEGAIGEAGHGPLPVLAVVGRPNVGKSTLVNRIIGRREAVVEDKPGVTRDRVTYEAEWAGHRFKVVDTGGWEQDVLGIDASVAAQAEYAIEAADAVVFVVDSTVGATDTDEAVVRLLRKAGKPVVLCANKVDGQSGEADATALWSLGLGEPHPVSSLHGRGTGDMLDAVLEALPDAPAQTFGTAIGGPRRIALIGRPNVGKSSLLNRVANEDRVVVNEVAGTTRDPVDELIELGGIVWKFIDTAGIRRRVHLQEGADYYASLRTAAAVEKAEVAVVLIDTSESISVQDQRIITMAVDAGRALVIAYNKWDTLDEDRRYYLEREIETELAQVAWAPRVNVSARTGRHMEKLVPAIETALAGWETRVPTGRLNAFLGELVAGHPHPIRGGKQPRILFGTQAGTKPPRFVLFASGFIEAGYRRFVERRLREEFGFEGTPIHISVRVREKRGRKK from the coding sequence ATGAACGACCAGATCGACTCCGACGACGAGCACGGAGAGCTTGGCGATGCCGAGTACGCGGAGTTCATGGAGATCGCCGCGCAGGAGGGCTTCGACCCCGAGGACGTGGAGGGCGCGATCGGCGAGGCCGGACACGGCCCGCTGCCCGTACTCGCCGTCGTCGGCCGGCCGAATGTCGGCAAGTCGACCCTTGTGAACCGCATCATCGGCCGCCGTGAGGCGGTCGTCGAGGACAAGCCGGGCGTGACCAGGGACCGGGTCACCTACGAGGCCGAGTGGGCGGGCCACCGCTTCAAGGTCGTCGACACCGGCGGCTGGGAGCAGGACGTCCTCGGTATCGACGCCTCGGTCGCCGCCCAGGCCGAGTACGCGATCGAGGCCGCCGACGCGGTCGTCTTCGTCGTGGACTCCACCGTCGGCGCCACCGACACCGACGAGGCCGTGGTCCGGCTGCTCCGCAAGGCCGGCAAGCCCGTCGTGCTCTGCGCCAACAAGGTCGACGGGCAGAGCGGCGAGGCGGACGCCACGGCGCTGTGGTCGCTCGGGCTCGGCGAGCCGCACCCCGTCTCGTCCCTGCACGGCCGCGGTACGGGCGACATGCTCGACGCCGTGCTCGAAGCGCTGCCGGACGCCCCCGCGCAGACCTTCGGCACCGCCATCGGCGGCCCGCGCCGTATCGCCCTCATCGGGCGGCCGAACGTCGGCAAGTCGTCCTTGCTGAACCGGGTCGCCAACGAGGACCGGGTGGTCGTCAACGAGGTGGCGGGCACCACCCGTGACCCGGTCGACGAACTGATCGAGCTGGGCGGCATCGTCTGGAAGTTCATCGACACGGCGGGCATCAGGCGCCGGGTCCACCTCCAGGAGGGCGCGGACTACTACGCGTCGCTGCGCACCGCGGCCGCCGTCGAGAAGGCGGAGGTCGCCGTCGTCCTGATCGACACGAGCGAGTCCATCAGCGTCCAGGACCAGCGCATCATCACGATGGCCGTGGACGCGGGCCGCGCCCTGGTCATCGCGTACAACAAGTGGGACACCCTCGACGAGGACCGGCGCTACTACCTGGAGCGCGAGATCGAGACGGAGCTGGCGCAGGTCGCCTGGGCGCCCCGGGTCAATGTGTCGGCGCGTACCGGACGGCACATGGAGAAGCTGGTCCCGGCGATCGAGACGGCGCTGGCCGGCTGGGAGACCCGGGTGCCGACGGGACGGCTGAACGCGTTCCTCGGCGAGCTGGTGGCCGGGCATCCGCACCCGATCAGGGGCGGCAAGCAGCCGCGCATCCTGTTCGGCACACAGGCGGGCACGAAGCCGCCGCGGTTCGTGCTGTTCGCTTCGGGCTTCATCGAGGCCGGCTACCGGCGGTTCGTCGAGCGCAGGCTGCGTGAGGAGTTCGGCTTCGAGGGCACGCCGATCCACATCTCGGTGCGGGTGCGCGAGAAGCGCGGCCGCAAGAAGTAG
- a CDS encoding lysophospholipid acyltransferase family protein, with protein MNGLWRPRVLGAWRVPASGPVILAVNHSHNIDGPMLMGTAPRPVHFLIKKEAFVGPLDPFLRAIGQLKVDRAVADRTAITDALGLLAAGGVLGIFPEGTRGEGNFASLRSGLAYFAVRSGAPIVPVAVLGSTESRGRLVKALPRLRSRVDVVFGDAFVAGDGSGRRTRAALDDATVGIQQRLAAHLDDARRLTGRPAGLE; from the coding sequence ATGAACGGCCTCTGGCGGCCCCGGGTGCTCGGCGCCTGGCGGGTCCCCGCGAGCGGCCCGGTGATCCTGGCCGTCAACCACTCGCACAACATCGACGGCCCGATGCTGATGGGCACGGCGCCCCGGCCCGTGCACTTCCTGATCAAGAAGGAAGCGTTCGTCGGACCGCTCGACCCGTTCCTGCGCGCGATCGGGCAGCTCAAGGTGGACCGCGCGGTCGCCGACCGCACGGCGATCACCGACGCGCTCGGCCTGCTGGCGGCCGGCGGGGTACTGGGGATCTTCCCCGAGGGCACCAGGGGCGAGGGCAATTTCGCCTCTTTGCGGTCCGGTCTCGCATACTTCGCAGTACGGTCCGGTGCGCCGATCGTGCCGGTGGCTGTCCTGGGAAGCACGGAGAGCCGCGGCCGGCTGGTCAAGGCGCTGCCCCGGCTGCGCAGCCGCGTGGACGTCGTCTTCGGCGACGCGTTCGTGGCGGGCGACGGCAGCGGCAGGCGTACGCGCGCCGCGCTGGACGACGCCACGGTCGGCATCCAGCAGCGGCTGGCCGCCCACCTGGACGACGCCAGGCGCCTCACCGGGCGCCCGGCAGGACTTGAGTAG